In Candidatus Desulfofervidus auxilii, one genomic interval encodes:
- the sdhD gene encoding succinate dehydrogenase, hydrophobic membrane anchor protein — translation MTSWLWQRCSGIALLILFFIHLSVTHLRPLSYKNIQMRLSSPVWIVLDLFLLGFTISHALNGLWQIGQEYISNKAFRKILPFCLWLVGCFLFLIGLLILFR, via the coding sequence ATGACTAGTTGGCTCTGGCAAAGGTGCAGTGGCATTGCTTTATTGATATTGTTCTTTATTCACTTGAGCGTTACTCATCTTCGTCCCCTGAGTTATAAAAACATCCAAATGCGATTATCTTCTCCTGTTTGGATAGTCTTGGACCTTTTTCTATTGGGATTCACCATATCCCATGCCTTAAACGGCCTTTGGCAAATTGGCCAAGAATACATTTCAAATAAGGCTTTTAGAAAAATATTACCCTTTTGTTTATGGTTAGTAGGATGTTTTTTGTTCCTTATAGGATTATTGATTTTATTTAGATGA
- the sdhA gene encoding succinate dehydrogenase flavoprotein subunit: protein MKHKHQIIIVGAGIAGLSAALEAAQAGNDVAVVSKVTPLHSHSVAAQGGTAAALGNMEPDSWEWHFYDTVKGSDFLGDQDAQALFCKEAIETAYFLEHIGVPFSRGENGRILQRHFGGHYSEFGKGPYIKRSCLAADRIGQAILYTLWGQCLRLQVKFYKEFLVTHILLQDEGCSGVIAWDIVRGEMHIFQGKLTLLATGGCARLFKISTNSSINTGDGMGMVLAAGLPLEDMEFIQFHPTGLYPWGFLISEGVRGEGGYLLNQDGERFMKIYAPAKLELAPRDVVSRAIQGEIRAGRGIRGKPYVYLDITHLEDQLIREKLPQIRQMVLKFAGIDPKKQPIPVAPTAHYTMGGIPININCEVLADGKKTIVPRLFAAGECACVSIHGANRLGTNSTMECAVFGRRAGKYMAKIAKKVNFLPLPQGQIKERLGEINTLLNRTPKTSLAEVREALEEGMTKNCGILRDESSLKNQLELIHQLKTAYQEIGLKGMPKEYNLALQEVLELKHMLNLSEAIVRCALARKESRGAHYRNDFPHRDDKNWLKHTLVFIEDEKYKLDYKPVVITRFEPEERQF, encoded by the coding sequence ATAAAACACAAACACCAAATTATAATTGTTGGTGCGGGTATTGCTGGATTATCTGCTGCCTTAGAAGCAGCCCAGGCAGGTAATGATGTAGCAGTAGTCTCTAAAGTCACTCCGCTCCATTCCCATTCTGTAGCTGCTCAAGGAGGCACAGCGGCTGCCTTGGGCAATATGGAACCTGACTCCTGGGAATGGCATTTCTATGATACCGTTAAGGGAAGTGATTTTTTAGGAGACCAGGATGCCCAAGCCTTATTTTGTAAGGAGGCTATAGAGACAGCTTATTTCCTGGAACATATTGGTGTCCCTTTTAGCCGTGGAGAGAATGGCCGCATTCTCCAACGGCATTTTGGTGGGCATTATAGTGAATTCGGGAAGGGACCTTACATAAAAAGAAGTTGTTTAGCAGCAGATAGGATTGGCCAAGCCATACTTTATACATTATGGGGTCAATGTTTACGTTTACAAGTGAAGTTTTATAAAGAGTTTCTGGTTACCCACATTCTATTGCAAGATGAAGGATGCAGCGGAGTGATAGCCTGGGATATAGTGCGGGGAGAGATGCATATCTTTCAAGGGAAATTGACCCTTCTAGCTACCGGGGGATGTGCACGCCTGTTTAAAATAAGCACCAACTCAAGCATAAATACCGGAGACGGTATGGGGATGGTCTTGGCAGCTGGCCTTCCTCTGGAGGATATGGAATTTATCCAATTTCACCCTACTGGCCTCTATCCTTGGGGTTTCCTGATTAGTGAAGGTGTGAGAGGTGAGGGTGGCTACCTTTTGAATCAAGATGGTGAAAGGTTTATGAAAATCTATGCCCCAGCTAAACTAGAGCTAGCACCTAGAGATGTTGTCTCTCGAGCTATTCAAGGAGAAATACGAGCAGGGCGAGGTATAAGAGGGAAGCCTTATGTCTATCTGGATATTACCCATCTAGAAGACCAATTGATAAGGGAAAAACTACCCCAAATTCGCCAAATGGTGCTTAAATTTGCAGGCATTGATCCCAAAAAACAACCTATTCCTGTGGCCCCAACGGCTCACTATACCATGGGGGGCATTCCCATAAACATAAACTGTGAGGTGCTTGCAGATGGAAAAAAGACCATTGTGCCAAGACTTTTTGCCGCCGGAGAGTGTGCCTGTGTTTCTATCCATGGGGCTAACCGATTGGGCACAAATTCAACTATGGAATGTGCTGTTTTTGGTCGTAGAGCTGGAAAGTATATGGCAAAAATAGCAAAAAAAGTGAATTTTCTCCCTTTACCTCAAGGACAAATTAAAGAAAGATTAGGAGAAATTAACACCCTTCTAAATCGTACTCCTAAAACATCCCTAGCTGAAGTTAGAGAGGCACTGGAGGAAGGGATGACAAAAAATTGTGGTATCTTACGTGATGAAAGTTCACTTAAAAATCAACTTGAACTTATTCACCAGCTAAAGACCGCTTACCAAGAAATAGGATTAAAAGGTATGCCTAAAGAGTATAACTTGGCTTTACAGGAAGTTTTGGAGTTAAAACACATGCTGAATTTAAGCGAAGCAATAGTGAGATGTGCCTTGGCCAGAAAAGAAAGCCGTGGTGCCCATTATCGGAATGACTTTCCCCATAGAGATGACAAAAATTGGCTGAAACACACACTGGTCTTTATAGAAGACGAAAAATACAAATTAGACTACAAGCCAGTAGTCATTACTAGGTTTGAACCAGAGGAAAGGCAATTTTAA
- the sdhC gene encoding succinate dehydrogenase, cytochrome b556 subunit, producing the protein MSKYLKYLISYHVHVGTVAWLLMRLCGIVLTIYLGCHLGIIFWFGKNSASFTTFLQISKHPGMRILETFFIWAACYHGGNGIRLILMDLGLGIRWQKSLFIVIMMLSLILTIFFVYLR; encoded by the coding sequence ATGAGCAAATACTTGAAATACTTGATTTCATACCATGTGCATGTTGGTACGGTTGCCTGGCTACTTATGCGTCTTTGTGGCATTGTCTTGACTATTTATCTGGGATGTCATCTGGGAATAATCTTTTGGTTTGGTAAAAATTCAGCTTCTTTTACCACATTTTTACAAATTTCTAAGCATCCAGGAATGAGGATTTTAGAAACCTTTTTTATTTGGGCAGCATGTTATCATGGAGGCAATGGTATAAGGCTTATCCTGATGGATTTAGGCCTTGGCATCCGCTGGCAAAAGTCGTTATTTATAGTCATTATGATGTTAAGTTTAATTTTAACTATATTTTTTGTTTATCTGAGATGA